A part of Flavobacteriaceae bacterium GSB9 genomic DNA contains:
- a CDS encoding SDR family oxidoreductase, which produces MYNLLKGKRGIIFGALDSNSIAWKTAERVHEEGGTFVLTNAPVAMRMGQINELAEKTGSEIIPADATSLEDLENLIEKSMEILGGKIDFVLHSIGMSINVRKGKHYTDQNYDWTQKGTDVSAMSFHKVMQTLYKKDAMNEWGSIVALTYMAAQRVFPDYNDMADNKAYLESIARSFGYFFGRDKNVRVNTISQSPTPTTAGSGVKGFDGFIAYADKMSPLGNATAMDCANYTVTLFSDLTKRVTLQNLYNDGGFSNMGVSDAVMSTFMGEDE; this is translated from the coding sequence ATGTATAATTTATTAAAAGGAAAAAGAGGAATCATTTTTGGGGCTTTAGATTCTAATTCTATCGCTTGGAAAACCGCAGAGCGCGTGCATGAAGAAGGCGGAACGTTTGTTTTGACTAATGCACCTGTTGCCATGCGCATGGGACAAATTAATGAATTGGCCGAAAAAACAGGTTCCGAGATTATTCCTGCTGATGCCACTTCTTTGGAGGATTTGGAGAATTTAATCGAAAAATCTATGGAAATTTTGGGTGGCAAAATCGATTTTGTTTTACACTCTATCGGGATGTCCATTAACGTTAGAAAAGGAAAACACTATACCGACCAAAATTATGATTGGACACAAAAGGGTACCGATGTTTCTGCAATGTCTTTCCACAAGGTTATGCAAACGTTGTATAAAAAAGATGCGATGAACGAGTGGGGGAGCATTGTAGCCTTAACTTATATGGCAGCGCAACGCGTGTTCCCAGATTATAACGATATGGCCGATAATAAAGCGTATTTGGAAAGTATTGCGCGTAGTTTTGGGTATTTCTTCGGAAGGGATAAAAACGTACGTGTTAATACCATTTCGCAATCACCAACACCAACAACAGCTGGTAGTGGTGTAAAAGGCTTTGACGGTTTTATTGCTTACGCCGATAAAATGTCGCCACTAGGCAATGCAACAGCTATGGATTGCGCCAACTATACCGTAACCCTGTTTAGCGATTTAACCAAACGCGTTACCTTACAAAATCTTTATAACGATGGTGGTTTTAGTAACATGGGGGTTAG